The DNA segment GCCTGGTGGTCGGCGGCGATTCGCTCTACGTCTCCTACGCCCCCGGAGCCGCCGGCACGCTGTACGCGTGCGGGGCGCTGGGCATGTTCGTGGGCGACCTGGCGGTGGGCCGCCTGGTGCCACCCGCGGTGCGCCCCCGTCTCGCGACCCCGCTGCGCCTGCTGCTGGCCGTTCCCTACCTGTTCTTCGTCCTCCGGCCGGGAGTGCCGCTGTCGGCGCTGGCCGCCGCCGTCGCCTCCGTCGGTTTCGCCGCGAGCCTCGTCCTCCAGGAACGCCTGATGTCCCTCACCCCCGACGACCTCGCGGGGCAAGCCCTCGGCCTGCACGCCACCGGCATGGCCGCCCTGCAGGGCGTCGGCGCCGCCCTCGCGGGCACGCTGGCCCAACGGACCTCCCCGGCCACGGCGATGACGCTGATGGCCGCCGGATCGGTCACCGTGACCCTCGCCCTCGCGGTCCTGGGACGGCGCGAGGAACGACGGCCGGCCGTCACCGGTGCGGGCCCGGGGGTTCCATCGGAGCCGGCCGCCGTGGATTCGTGAGACCCGGGCCGGAGATTCCTCTCGGGTCGCCTACGGGGCGTTCTTGTCCGTCGGGTTCGTCTTGCCCTTCTGCCGGAGGCGGCGCGTGAGCACCACGAGATCGATCACGGCGGCGATGGCGAGGACGCCGCACACCACCGCCAGCACCAGCAGCACGGTGGGGCTGGGGGAGTCGTGCGGTCCGGCGGCGTGTGCGGCGAGCGCCAGGCGCACCGTGGCGGCGACGAGGAGCACCAGCGCGCCGGCGGCCAGCGTCCGCCGCAGCCGCAGTGGACTCTGGGCGGTCACCGGCTCCGTGCCTGTGCGCCGTTGCTTCATGGCTGCCTCCTCGGAGCGGCACCGCCCCGGGCTCGCGGTGCGCCGGCGGGGCTCACCCCTGCTGCCCAGGGGCCGTGTGGTGCCCGAACGTCGACGGCGGGGACGGGGCCGTGGCCGTTCATGCGTGGTCGGTGAGCGCGGTGTGGCCCTTGGCGCGGGCGCAGTGGGCGCAGCAGTAGAACTTTCCGTCGGCCTGGTGGCCGTGGCCCAGGATGCGGCAGCCGCAGTGGTCGCAGAGGGGAGCGAGCTTGTGCGCCGCGCATTCGAGGCTGTCGAAGGTGTAGGCGCCGCCGGCCACGTGGACTTCGAAGGCCATTGCGTAGTCGTTGCCGCAGACGTCGCAGGCTGCCATGTGCTCTCCTCGTGGGCGTGCGTGGTCGGGCTCCGGGCGGAGCGGTATCCCCATGACCTCACGGGTTCCGCGACGCCGCGCGACGCGGATGGCAGATGGCGCAGTCCTCGGCTGTACGGCATGAAGTGTCCGGGGGAACCTGCCGGGTGCCCGCGCCCGCGCCCGCCCCAGCCCCTGCCGGTCGGCTGGGAGAGGGACCGGTCGGCCCCTGCCCGGCCGGCGCGGTGCATCTCAGACTGGAGGTGTCACGACGGCCACGTGACGCCGGTCCGTGCACCGAGGAGGCATCATGCTCAACACTCCGCACATCGTCAGGGATGTGATGACGAGGACCGTGGCCGCGGTCGACCGGGGGGCGCGGTTCAAGGAGGTCGTCCGGACCATGGAGGAGTGGCAGGTCAGCGCTCTGCCGGTGCTTGCGGGGGAGGGCCGGGTGGTCGGCGTGGTCTCCGAGGCCGATCTGCTGCCGAAGGAGGAGTTCCGGGAGTCGGACCCCGGCCGTCTGGAGCAGTTGCGGCAGGTCGACGACGTGCGCCGGGCGGAAGCGGTGACGGCGGGGGAGCTGATGACCAGCCCCGCCTTGACCGTGCGGGCCGATGCCACGCTCTCCCAGGCCGCGCGGACGATGGCGCAGGAGTCCGTCAAAAGGCTGCCCGTGGTGGACGGGCACGGGGTGCTGCAGGGCATCGTCAGCCGTGCCGACCTGCTGAAGGTCTTTCTGCGTTCGGACGAAGAACTCGCCGGGGAAGTCCGCCGGGACATCGTGGGCGCGCTGTTCGCGGCACCGGCCAGGGATCTGCGGGTCACGGTCGCCGACGGGGTCGTCACGCTCAGCGGGCGGATCCGGGACACCTCGCTGGTCCCGGTGCTCGCCCGTCTGGTGCGGTCGGTGGAGGGGGTGGTGGACGTGGAGTTCGATGTGACCGGAGCGGCGTCCGCCCGACCCGAGGAGGCGTCATGGAACACACTCCGCACACCGTCAGCGATGTGATGACGCAGACCGTGGTGGCGGTAGGGCAGGAAGCACCGTTCAAGGAGATCGTCGCGACCATGGAGGAGTGGCAGGTCAGCGCACTGCCCGTGCTCGTGGGGGAGGGCCGGGTGATCGGTGTCGTCTCCGAAGCCGACCTGCTGCCGAAGGAGGAGTTCCGGGAGTCGGAGCCGAGCCGGATGGCGCAGCTGGGACGGCTGGACGATGTACGCAAGGCCGGTGCGCTGACCGCAAAAGAGCTGATGAGCACGCCCGCCCTGACGGTGCACGCCGACGACACCCTCGCCCAGGCGGCGCGGACGATGGCGTACAAGTCCGTGAAACGGCTTCCCGTGGTCGACGGCGAGGGGATGCTGCAGGGCGTCGTCAGCCGCTCCGACCTGCTGAAGGTCTTTCTGCGTTCCGACCAGGACCTGGCCGCGGAGGTGCGTACGGAGGTCGTCGGCCCGCTGTTCGGCGACTTTGCGAGGGACCTGGAGGTCAGGGTCGCCGAGGGGGTGGTCAGCCTCCACGGCACGGTGCGCGACACCGCGCTCCTCCCCGTCGTGGCCCGCCTGGTGCGGGCGGTCGAAGGCGTCGTGGACGTGGCGTTCGAGGTCACGGGGTCCCGCGCCGGACCGGCCGGGACCGCCGATGCCGGTGCCGCACCGGCCGGTGCCGCGCCCCGGTCCTCACCTGCGGCGGCTTTCCTGGGGCACGGACACGAGCGGAGTGCGGGGCAGGGATGAAGCGTCGGCGCGTCGGAAGCGTGATGACCGATGATGTCGTCAGCGCGCGGAGCGGGACGCCGGCCGATGTCATGGCGCGGTGGCTGGCGGAGTACGACATCAACGGCCTGCCCGTCGTGGACGCCGAGGACCGGGTGATCGGCGTCGTCTCCGCGACGGACCTGCGGCGCGACCGGCGCACCACGGACACCGGCGGCGTGCTCACGGCCGGCGAGGTGATGTCCGCTCCGGCCCGTACCGTCCGCGCCGACGACTCCGTGGTGCGTGCGGCCCGCCTCATGAGCACCGGCGGCATCGAGCGGCTCCCCGTGGTGGACGAGGAGGCCCGTCTGGTCGGCATGGTCACCCGGCGCGATGTGCTGCAGATCTTTTCCCGGACGGACGCGGAGATCCGCGACGAGGTCGTCGACGAGATCGTGGTGCGGGCGTTGTGGCTGAGCCCGCAGACCGTGGACGTGGTGGTGCGGCAGGGCATGGTGACGCTCAGCGGCCGGCTGGAGTCCAGCGGTGCGGTGGCCATCGCGGTACGGATGACACGGCAGGTCGACGGCGTGACGGCCGTGGTCAATCGCCTCACCCACCGGCACGAGGCCCCGTACCGGCAGCCGGCCTAGCCCGCGGCCGTCGCGGTTCAGGGCTGCCCCTGCCGCCACCGGAGGTCCGATTCCGCCCAGTCCTTCTCCCACTCGGCGTAGCGGCGGCGGTTCAGCAGGACCACTCCGGCCTTGTTCGCGCCGAGGAACAGCAGACCGGTGGCGGACGCGGCGACGATGCCGACCGCGATGCTCTCGGCGAGGGCGTCCCCGGGGATGGCGGGGTCCCGCAGCAGGGCTCCGTGCCGGTCGACCCATGCGGTGGTCCGGTCGCCCGCCCGCAGACCGGGCGCCACGGCCGTCTCTCCGGTCCGTGCCGTGCCGTCCGCGGCCGTCCAGCGCACCGTGGCGTGGACCCGGCCGCCGGTGCCGCCCGAGGGATCCACGCCGATGCGAGCGGGGGGATCCTCCGTGAGCACGGCGGACACGCTCTTCTGGCCGTGCCCCTGCCGCTGGGCGGAGGCGTCCAGCGCACTCCCCGCCACCACACCGGCGGCAGGCGCCGTCACGGCGATCAGGACCGCCGTGGTCAGGGCCATCCAGGACTCCGCCACGTCCGTCCCGCGCCGGAGCGGGTTGTCCCGCCATGGCAGGCGGATTGTCCGCAGCGGCATGACGCACCCCTCTCGCCTCCTTCGAGCCTGGCACGTCCGCAGCGCACAGGTGAGGGGCCGAACGGCCCACCCAGGGGACCGACCGGCGCCGCGGGCGCGGCGGACACGGGACCTCCGGCTCTGGCGGGTCGGTCCGGGACGCCGCACGATGGTGGTGAGCGGGGGTTCCCGCGTCCCGGCCCGGAGGGCACCCATGACCGACGCAGAGACGTTCTCACCGCAGCGGCCGATCCGCGTGTTCCTGCTCGACGACCATGAAGTCGTCCGCCGCGGGGTGCAGGACCTGCTCGACGCCGAGCCCGACATCGAGGTGGTGGGCGACGCCGGTACGGCGGACCACGCGCTCGCCCGGGTCCCGGCGCTGCGGCCGGATGTCGCGGTCCTCGACGTACGGCTGCCGGACGGCGACGGCGTCTCCGTCTGCCGGGACCTCCGCTCGCGGCTGCCGGGGCTGGCCTGTCTGATGCTCACGTCGTTCGACGACGACGATGCCCTGCTCGACGCGATCATGGCTGGGGCCGCCGGCTATGTGCTGAAGGAGATCAAGGGGTCCGATCTGGTCGCCGCGGTGCGCACGGTCGCCTCCGGCCGTTCCCTGCTCGACCCGGCGACGACATCGCGGCTGATGAGCACGCTGCGGGGCGAGGAGACGGACGAGGAGCCCGAGGCGGACGCCCTGTCGAGCCTGTCACCTCGGGAGAGGGAGATCCTCGGGCTGGTCGGCGAAGGGTTGACGAACCGGCAGATCGGCAAACGGCTCTATCTCTCCGAGAAGACCGTCAAGAACCACATCTCGCGTCTGCTGGCCAAACTCGGTGTGGAACGGCGCATCCAGGCGGCCGTCCTCGCCACCCAGGCCGCCCCGGCGCCGGACGCGCCCGCCGGCGGTCACCGCGACTGAGCCGTGCCCGGCGGCCGTGCGTCGTCCCCAGGCAGCGGTACCCACCACACCAGGCGCGTGCCGCCTTCCGCCGGTGCGTCGACGGACATCTTCCCGCCCATGCTCTCCGCTCGCCCGGCCAGGTTGCGCAGGCCGCTGCGTCGCCCGTCACGGGGGATGCCCACGCCGTCGTCCTGGACCGTCAGCGTCAGCATCCGATCGCGTACGACCAGGGACACGTCCGCCGCACCGGCGTGCGCATGCTGCGCGGTGTTGGACAGCGCCTCGCCGAGCACGGCCAGCGCCTGCTCCGCGACCTCGGCCGGCACCTCCGTGTCGATGAGTCCCTCCATGCGCAGGGACGGCCGGAACCCCAGTGTGTCGGCGGCCCGTTCCACCGAGGTCGTCATGCGGACCCGCATGCCGTGAGCGGCCCGCCGCGCGTCATGACCGCGGAGGCCGAATATGGTGGACCGGATGATTTTGATGGTCTCGTCCAGGTCGTCCACGGCCCGGATCAGCCGTTCGCCGGCCTCGGGGTGATCGACGAAACGCAGCGCGCTCTGCAGGGTCATACCGGTGGCGAAGAGCCGTTGGATGGCCAGATCGTGCAGGTCACGGGCGATGCGCTCATGGTCCCTGAGCAGCGTCAGCTGTTCGGCGTCGCGCCGTTGGTCGGCCATCTCCATGGCGAGGGCGCCCTGGCCGGCGAACGTCAGCAACGGCGCGGTCTCCGGCTCGGTGAAGGGGCTGCGGCCGTGGAGCCGGGCCAGCGACAGCACACCGCGTACCCGCTCGCCGGTCATCATCGGCACGGCGACCGCGGGCCCCAGACCCGTCCAGCGGGGCGGGCCGATGGTGATGCGGGGGTCGTGCTCGACGTCGAGGCTGATCAGGGTGCTACGGGCGGTGAGAGCCGCCCCGACGAACGATCCGTGGCGGGGGAGGACCAGTCCCCGGTGCGCCTCGGCATCCACGCCGACCGCGAGTGCCACGCTCAGGTTGTCGCCGTCGACCGGCAGCGCCAGCACTCCGAGGTCGGCGGAGAGGATACGCACCGCATGGTCGACGATCATCTTCAGCACGTCGGTGCCGCCCGCCCCGGGCAGCAGACCGGCGACGATCTCACCGTTCGCCTCCAGCCACCGCTGGCGATAGCGGGACTCCTCGTACAGCCGGGCATGGTCGATGGCCACACCGGCCGCGACGGCCAGCGTCGACAGCACGGTCTCGTCCTGGGCGTCGAACTGTCCGCCACCACGTTTCTCGGTGAGGTAGAGGTTGCCGAAGACCTTGTCGCGGACCCGGATCGGCACCCCGAGAAACGTGTGCATCGGCGGGTGGTTCGGCGGGAATCCGTACGACGCGCGGTGCGCGCCCAGTTCGGCCAGGCGCAGCGGTGCGGGATGACGGATCAGTTCCCCGAGAATGCCGTGACCGGCCGGCAGGGGGCCGATGGCACGAGCCTGCTCCTCGGAGATCCCGACCGGAAGGAACTGGGCGAGCCGGTCGTCCTCCCCGATCACGCCGAGCGCCCCGTACTCGGCGTCCACGAGGGCGACGGCCGCTTCGACGATGCGGCGCAGCACCTGCGACAGCTCCAGCCCCCTGCCCACGGACAGGATCGCTTCGAGCAGGAGCGAAGGCGGTCCGCCGGCTTCTCCTTCCACCGTCCGGAGCCGCTCTTGCAGGTCGTCCGGCAGCGCGCTCAGACGCACCTGAGCGTCCTCGGCTCGGTCAGGTCCCTCGTCGCCCACGACACCCTCCGCGGTGGCCGCCCGGGGCGCGGCCCCACACTCCACGGTACTGACCGCGGGGGGACGAGCACCTCGGGACGAGAACCGGGCCTGCCTGGGAAGGACACCTCGCGCGGCGCCCACAGCGCCGCGGGCAGCGGACCGGAGAGCGCCGCCCGGACCGCCCGTGCGGAGGTCCGTCAAGCGGGCACTCCGCGCCCTTCGGCCGAGCGGGCGGCCACGGCGGGCTTCAGGTCCTCGGAGACCGAGACGACGCCGTCGACGCCGGCACACATCCGGACGAGCACGGGGACGAGGAGCGGCTCCTCCACCGAGCCGTGCAGGGCCACCTGCCCCCGGACGACGTCGGCGGTCACACCTGCCGCGCCCAGACGCGTGGTACGGCCGAGGATCTCCCGGGATATCTCCTCCTGGATCGCCTTGTCCCGGCGGAGGAAGACGCGCAGCAGATCGCTGCGGCTGACGATGCCCAGCAGCCTCTCCGTCTCGTCGACGACGGGCAGCCGCTTCACGTTCTGCACCTCCATCAGCCGTGCCGCCTCCACGACGGTCCATTGCGGATGAGCACAGACCGCCGGAGCGGACATCAGCTCCCCGGCGGTGCGGCCCTCGGA comes from the Streptomyces angustmyceticus genome and includes:
- a CDS encoding DUF6343 family protein translates to MKQRRTGTEPVTAQSPLRLRRTLAAGALVLLVAATVRLALAAHAAGPHDSPSPTVLLVLAVVCGVLAIAAVIDLVVLTRRLRQKGKTNPTDKNAP
- a CDS encoding CBS domain-containing protein, with protein sequence MLNTPHIVRDVMTRTVAAVDRGARFKEVVRTMEEWQVSALPVLAGEGRVVGVVSEADLLPKEEFRESDPGRLEQLRQVDDVRRAEAVTAGELMTSPALTVRADATLSQAARTMAQESVKRLPVVDGHGVLQGIVSRADLLKVFLRSDEELAGEVRRDIVGALFAAPARDLRVTVADGVVTLSGRIRDTSLVPVLARLVRSVEGVVDVEFDVTGAASARPEEASWNTLRTPSAM
- a CDS encoding CBS domain-containing protein, with amino-acid sequence MEHTPHTVSDVMTQTVVAVGQEAPFKEIVATMEEWQVSALPVLVGEGRVIGVVSEADLLPKEEFRESEPSRMAQLGRLDDVRKAGALTAKELMSTPALTVHADDTLAQAARTMAYKSVKRLPVVDGEGMLQGVVSRSDLLKVFLRSDQDLAAEVRTEVVGPLFGDFARDLEVRVAEGVVSLHGTVRDTALLPVVARLVRAVEGVVDVAFEVTGSRAGPAGTADAGAAPAGAAPRSSPAAAFLGHGHERSAGQG
- a CDS encoding CBS domain-containing protein, producing the protein MTDDVVSARSGTPADVMARWLAEYDINGLPVVDAEDRVIGVVSATDLRRDRRTTDTGGVLTAGEVMSAPARTVRADDSVVRAARLMSTGGIERLPVVDEEARLVGMVTRRDVLQIFSRTDAEIRDEVVDEIVVRALWLSPQTVDVVVRQGMVTLSGRLESSGAVAIAVRMTRQVDGVTAVVNRLTHRHEAPYRQPA
- a CDS encoding Rv1733c family protein, producing the protein MPLRTIRLPWRDNPLRRGTDVAESWMALTTAVLIAVTAPAAGVVAGSALDASAQRQGHGQKSVSAVLTEDPPARIGVDPSGGTGGRVHATVRWTAADGTARTGETAVAPGLRAGDRTTAWVDRHGALLRDPAIPGDALAESIAVGIVAASATGLLFLGANKAGVVLLNRRRYAEWEKDWAESDLRWRQGQP
- a CDS encoding response regulator, whose protein sequence is MTDAETFSPQRPIRVFLLDDHEVVRRGVQDLLDAEPDIEVVGDAGTADHALARVPALRPDVAVLDVRLPDGDGVSVCRDLRSRLPGLACLMLTSFDDDDALLDAIMAGAAGYVLKEIKGSDLVAAVRTVASGRSLLDPATTSRLMSTLRGEETDEEPEADALSSLSPREREILGLVGEGLTNRQIGKRLYLSEKTVKNHISRLLAKLGVERRIQAAVLATQAAPAPDAPAGGHRD
- a CDS encoding sensor histidine kinase — encoded protein: MRLSALPDDLQERLRTVEGEAGGPPSLLLEAILSVGRGLELSQVLRRIVEAAVALVDAEYGALGVIGEDDRLAQFLPVGISEEQARAIGPLPAGHGILGELIRHPAPLRLAELGAHRASYGFPPNHPPMHTFLGVPIRVRDKVFGNLYLTEKRGGGQFDAQDETVLSTLAVAAGVAIDHARLYEESRYRQRWLEANGEIVAGLLPGAGGTDVLKMIVDHAVRILSADLGVLALPVDGDNLSVALAVGVDAEAHRGLVLPRHGSFVGAALTARSTLISLDVEHDPRITIGPPRWTGLGPAVAVPMMTGERVRGVLSLARLHGRSPFTEPETAPLLTFAGQGALAMEMADQRRDAEQLTLLRDHERIARDLHDLAIQRLFATGMTLQSALRFVDHPEAGERLIRAVDDLDETIKIIRSTIFGLRGHDARRAAHGMRVRMTTSVERAADTLGFRPSLRMEGLIDTEVPAEVAEQALAVLGEALSNTAQHAHAGAADVSLVVRDRMLTLTVQDDGVGIPRDGRRSGLRNLAGRAESMGGKMSVDAPAEGGTRLVWWVPLPGDDARPPGTAQSR
- a CDS encoding CBS domain-containing protein, with amino-acid sequence MEHRTIGELMTRKVVSVQLDTPFKDIARILTDHAVSAVPVLDGLGRPAGIVSEADLLRKAADQSDLSGRTPLPHLEAWERARSEGRTAGELMSAPAVCAHPQWTVVEAARLMEVQNVKRLPVVDETERLLGIVSRSDLLRVFLRRDKAIQEEISREILGRTTRLGAAGVTADVVRGQVALHGSVEEPLLVPVLVRMCAGVDGVVSVSEDLKPAVAARSAEGRGVPA